One window from the genome of Verrucomicrobiia bacterium encodes:
- the accB gene encoding acetyl-CoA carboxylase biotin carboxyl carrier protein yields the protein MDLKDDLKDIKAIIDLMRKNSVSEFELEKQDFKVKIKRGANGTNPVIAQDDSSGMAYIPPSVTAPPPPAAVASTPVSNEVDIKSPMIGTFYRAPSPEAAPYIELGSEVNPDTVVCIIEAMKVMNEIKAEAKGVITQAMVENAKPVEFGQPLFKIRPS from the coding sequence GTGGACCTAAAAGACGACCTCAAAGACATTAAGGCCATTATTGACCTGATGCGGAAGAACTCCGTATCGGAGTTCGAGTTGGAAAAGCAGGATTTCAAGGTCAAGATCAAGCGTGGCGCCAACGGCACCAATCCCGTCATTGCACAGGATGATTCCTCCGGCATGGCCTACATTCCACCCTCAGTTACTGCCCCTCCGCCGCCTGCCGCCGTTGCCTCGACGCCTGTCAGCAATGAGGTCGATATCAAGTCTCCCATGATCGGCACGTTTTACCGCGCCCCTTCCCCGGAAGCGGCCCCCTACATCGAGTTAGGCTCTGAAGTCAATCCTGATACAGTGGTTTGTATCATCGAAGCGATGAAGGTCATGAACGAGATAAAAGCCGAGGCCAAAGGCGTCATTACCCAGGCCATGGTCGAGAATGCCAAGCCGGTCGAGTTCGGCCAGCCATTATTCAAAATCAGGCCCTCTTGA
- a CDS encoding UvrD-helicase domain-containing protein, translating to MNLTAAQKEAIEAPGNVLLVAGAGTGKTRTLVERCLFLLVEAQPRASLEEVLLVTFTEAAATEMRGRIRERLLQESAKNPQDAHWQEQIALFETARIGTLHSFCLELIRQHFYQLALDPQLSVLAEEEARLLAEETLEELLQTHYAGQDSQAQAVQSLIQVQGSGSDRLVRALVLRLHRYTQSLPDPAGWLRQQVLAYEAGAPQKWVEWLNQALADWRAAWLPALHSLAAHNALAAECAAVLLGLPPGAGRAEVVAALGQVTAIASQCPNGKKGLWHEPLKEFFAETAFLRSVAQSPPGPPNLPPATPHNPASAATPAALPNARQGPAVINSAPGSDPLAQDWEWVRHEMLALLRLAQDFAGAFAEAKRELGAVDFADIEQYALGLLWDSAANEPTKIARQWRKKIRYVFVDEYQDINAAQDKIIQALSREAAEANRFLVGDVKQSIYRFRLAAPHVFQGYIRQWAKGEGRVIPLVDNFRSREGILLFVNSLFERLMRPELGSVSYDEMARLAFGAPLERRLLSASENPAPCVELHLCLKGGAEPSDPEPDSAEGLAEARDLEEPAKEARQVALRLLELRASRHPIWDEQSRQFRSVEWRDMAVLLRAPAGKAESFAKEFSALEVPLQVARAGFYESLEVSDLLNLLQLLDNPLQDVPALGVLRSPLVGLTLNELALIRLAAPKAHFWTALLRWNRQPQSPIPASGNATKEANDRESPSVIDPLETGRKTATFLERFARWRRLARQVSLSQCLEAVLAETHYSDWLWTQPRGQQRQANVMRLLKLAQQFDRFQRQGLFRFLRFIEAQQSVDSEPETPSLNEENSVSLLSIHQSKGLEFPVVVVADLGKLFNLSDLRAGLILDELYGLCPRIKPPHSARSYPSLPHWLARRRQLRELLAEEMRLLYVAITRARDTLLLSANIARTRFERLWKAKSETGTDALLSARSYADWLGLWFSQHVPQMEPPQQGQTELLRWFICDEDAALRRPNREVPPPGPVTRRDAALDSPVLEKLRRRLAWRYPHEAATSQSAKSSVSLLRRQAAEKLGEEATFLFGAPSSKLRSPRSRVTGENASPRLSTRPSAAEIGNAHHAFLEGIALDRAGSKTQLEAEAKRLERAGHLAIEEVALLDFKALAAFWGSGLGARIRAQTPFVHRELPFTVRFRADEIAALLGLPAQSDLQNEFVIVQGVVDLAVILPNEIWLLDFKTDDLRPAQLSGKLQLYEPQLKLYARALAQVYKKPVSESWLYFLHLQQASRVQ from the coding sequence AGAGGTCCTTCTGGTCACCTTCACCGAGGCGGCGGCGACGGAAATGCGCGGGCGCATCCGGGAGCGGCTGCTGCAGGAATCGGCAAAGAATCCCCAAGACGCGCATTGGCAGGAACAGATTGCCCTGTTCGAAACAGCCCGTATCGGGACGCTCCATAGTTTTTGCCTCGAATTAATTCGCCAGCATTTCTATCAGCTCGCCCTTGATCCCCAGTTAAGCGTGCTGGCCGAAGAGGAAGCGCGCTTGCTGGCTGAGGAAACCCTCGAAGAGCTGCTCCAAACCCACTACGCCGGCCAGGACAGCCAAGCCCAAGCCGTGCAGAGTCTGATACAGGTCCAGGGCAGCGGGTCCGACCGGCTCGTTCGCGCCCTGGTGCTGCGTCTGCATCGCTACACCCAAAGTTTGCCGGACCCGGCTGGCTGGCTGCGCCAGCAAGTATTGGCTTACGAGGCCGGCGCGCCACAGAAGTGGGTTGAATGGCTGAATCAGGCCCTGGCGGATTGGCGCGCGGCCTGGTTGCCGGCCCTGCACAGCCTGGCGGCCCACAACGCACTGGCCGCCGAGTGCGCCGCCGTGCTCTTAGGGCTCCCTCCTGGGGCGGGCCGCGCGGAAGTGGTGGCTGCCCTGGGACAGGTCACCGCTATTGCCTCTCAATGTCCGAACGGCAAAAAAGGACTTTGGCATGAGCCCCTCAAGGAATTCTTCGCCGAGACCGCATTCCTCCGCTCAGTCGCGCAGAGCCCGCCAGGCCCGCCCAATCTTCCACCGGCGACACCGCACAACCCTGCGAGCGCCGCAACTCCCGCCGCTTTGCCAAATGCTCGACAAGGCCCCGCCGTCATCAATTCCGCGCCTGGCAGCGACCCCCTGGCCCAGGATTGGGAATGGGTCCGCCACGAAATGCTGGCCCTGTTGCGCCTCGCCCAGGATTTTGCCGGCGCCTTCGCCGAAGCCAAGCGCGAGCTTGGCGCAGTGGATTTCGCCGATATCGAGCAATACGCCCTTGGGCTGCTGTGGGATTCCGCGGCAAACGAGCCGACGAAGATCGCCCGGCAATGGCGCAAAAAAATCCGTTACGTGTTCGTGGATGAGTACCAGGACATTAATGCCGCGCAGGATAAGATCATCCAGGCCCTTAGCCGCGAGGCGGCGGAAGCCAATCGCTTTCTGGTGGGTGATGTCAAGCAAAGCATTTATCGGTTCCGCCTGGCCGCACCCCACGTCTTCCAGGGCTACATCCGGCAGTGGGCCAAAGGCGAGGGGCGCGTTATCCCGTTGGTGGACAATTTTCGCAGCCGCGAAGGGATTTTGCTCTTCGTTAATTCGCTTTTTGAGCGTCTCATGCGGCCCGAACTCGGGAGCGTGTCTTACGATGAAATGGCGCGCCTGGCCTTCGGCGCTCCGTTGGAACGCCGCCTCCTAAGCGCCTCTGAAAACCCGGCGCCCTGCGTCGAGCTGCACCTGTGTCTCAAAGGAGGGGCCGAACCTTCGGACCCGGAGCCCGATTCGGCAGAGGGCCTGGCCGAGGCGCGCGACTTGGAAGAGCCGGCCAAAGAGGCCCGCCAGGTAGCATTGCGGCTGCTGGAATTGCGCGCCAGCCGTCATCCCATTTGGGACGAGCAATCCCGGCAATTCCGCTCCGTCGAGTGGCGCGATATGGCCGTCCTTCTGCGGGCCCCTGCAGGGAAAGCGGAAAGCTTTGCCAAAGAATTCTCCGCCCTCGAGGTCCCTCTGCAGGTCGCCCGTGCCGGGTTTTATGAGAGCCTCGAGGTCTCCGATTTGTTGAATTTGCTCCAATTACTCGATAACCCGTTGCAGGACGTGCCGGCCCTGGGTGTTTTGCGCTCGCCGCTGGTCGGCCTAACGCTCAATGAATTGGCTCTCATTCGGCTGGCCGCGCCCAAAGCCCATTTCTGGACCGCCCTTCTGCGGTGGAATCGGCAGCCCCAAAGTCCCATTCCAGCCTCCGGCAACGCAACGAAAGAGGCGAACGACCGGGAATCCCCGTCGGTTATTGACCCGCTGGAGACTGGCCGCAAAACCGCCACATTCCTCGAACGCTTCGCCCGATGGCGGCGTTTGGCCAGGCAAGTGTCCCTTTCGCAGTGCCTCGAAGCGGTTTTGGCCGAAACCCATTACTCCGATTGGCTCTGGACCCAGCCCCGGGGCCAACAGCGCCAGGCCAATGTCATGCGCTTGTTAAAGCTGGCCCAGCAGTTCGACCGCTTTCAACGCCAGGGCTTGTTCCGTTTCTTGCGGTTCATTGAAGCGCAACAATCGGTCGATTCGGAGCCCGAGACACCTTCCCTGAACGAAGAGAACTCCGTTTCTTTGCTGAGCATACACCAGAGCAAAGGGCTTGAATTCCCCGTAGTTGTCGTGGCTGACCTGGGCAAGCTTTTCAATCTTTCCGACCTGAGGGCCGGACTGATTCTGGACGAGTTATACGGCTTGTGTCCGCGTATCAAACCGCCCCATTCTGCCAGGTCCTACCCGAGCCTGCCGCATTGGCTGGCTCGGCGCCGCCAACTCCGCGAGCTGCTGGCTGAAGAGATGCGCCTGCTCTATGTCGCCATCACCCGCGCGCGCGACACTCTGCTGCTCAGCGCCAATATCGCTCGCACCCGCTTCGAGCGGCTCTGGAAAGCCAAATCGGAAACAGGCACCGACGCCTTGCTCTCAGCCAGGAGTTACGCCGATTGGCTGGGGCTTTGGTTTTCCCAACACGTTCCCCAAATGGAGCCGCCACAACAGGGGCAGACCGAGTTGTTGCGCTGGTTCATTTGCGACGAGGACGCGGCATTGCGGCGACCGAACCGCGAAGTGCCTCCACCCGGTCCGGTTACACGCCGGGACGCCGCCCTCGATTCGCCTGTCCTGGAAAAGCTGCGGCGGCGTCTCGCATGGCGCTATCCCCATGAAGCTGCAACCAGCCAATCCGCCAAGAGTTCGGTGTCGCTGTTGCGAAGGCAAGCCGCCGAAAAGCTCGGTGAAGAAGCGACCTTTTTATTTGGCGCTCCCTCTTCAAAGCTCAGGTCGCCTCGATCGAGGGTTACGGGGGAAAATGCCTCACCTCGCCTCTCTACACGGCCTTCCGCCGCTGAGATTGGCAACGCCCATCATGCGTTTCTCGAAGGCATCGCGCTGGACCGGGCGGGCTCGAAGACGCAACTGGAAGCGGAGGCCAAACGGCTTGAACGCGCCGGGCACTTGGCCATCGAGGAGGTTGCTTTGCTTGATTTCAAGGCCCTGGCCGCCTTCTGGGGTTCCGGTTTGGGCGCAAGAATCCGCGCGCAAACCCCCTTTGTCCATCGCGAGCTGCCCTTCACGGTTCGTTTTCGTGCAGACGAGATAGCCGCCCTACTCGGGTTGCCTGCGCAATCGGACCTCCAAAACGAGTTCGTCATCGTGCAGGGTGTTGTGGATTTGGCGGTCATTCTTCCCAATGAAATCTGGCTGCTTGATTTCAAAACCGATGACCTCAGGCCCGCCCAATTGTCCGGAAAGCTCCAGTTGTATGAGCCCCAGTTGAAACTCTACGCCCGCGCCCTCGCGCAGGTATATAAGAAACCTGTCTCGGAATCCTGGCTCTACTTTCTGCACCTGCAACAGGCATCGAGGGTCCAATAG
- the aroQ gene encoding type II 3-dehydroquinate dehydratase, whose amino-acid sequence MRILFLNGPNLNLLGQREPGIYGHTSLEEIEEKVRQRAKALGAEIEFCQSNSEGELVTWIQKAKSEFDVIVLNAAAYTHTSVALRDAITAAGVPTIEIHLSNVHAREEFRHKSLIAPVCAGQILGFGAASYVLAVEAAINVNERKIKP is encoded by the coding sequence ATGAGAATCCTCTTCCTCAACGGCCCCAACCTCAACCTCCTCGGTCAACGCGAGCCCGGTATCTATGGCCACACCAGCCTCGAGGAAATCGAGGAAAAGGTCCGCCAACGGGCTAAGGCTCTCGGGGCTGAAATCGAGTTCTGCCAAAGCAACAGCGAGGGGGAGTTGGTGACTTGGATTCAAAAGGCCAAGAGTGAATTCGATGTGATTGTTCTCAATGCAGCCGCCTACACCCATACGAGTGTGGCTTTGCGCGATGCAATTACCGCCGCCGGCGTGCCGACTATTGAAATCCACCTCTCCAACGTCCACGCCCGCGAGGAATTTCGACACAAATCCCTGATCGCCCCTGTCTGCGCTGGGCAGATTCTGGGCTTCGGCGCTGCCTCTTACGTTTTAGCCGTGGAAGCGGCAATTAACGTTAACGAACGCAAGATTAAGCCGTGA
- the accC gene encoding acetyl-CoA carboxylase biotin carboxylase subunit — MFEKVLVANRGEIAVRIIRACKELNIRTVAIYSEADANSMHVQLADEAICIGKAPANESYLRIDRIVSAAEIADVDAIHPGYGFLAENAHFADVCESCNIRFIGPNSRAMNALEDKAVSRALAKKADVPTPPGSEGVVENEQEALGVAKRIGYPVMIKAVAGGGGRGMRVAHNDISLVKGFHTARNEAEKAFGNSGVYIEKFIENPHHVEFQILGDNKGHIIHLGERDCSIQRRNQKVVEESPSPLLNGKFKDLRKKMGKAAIKIAQEANYTNAGTVEFIVDNNGNFYFLEMNKRIQVEHPITEEVTGIDLVRYQIMLAMGEPLRLSQGDVQFRGHAIECRINAEDPFDDFRPSPGRIEMYYQPGGRGVRVDSHAYAGYTIPSAYDSLIGKLITYGKDRREAMDKMSRALSEYMITGIKTTISFQQAILQDPNFRRGVYSTTFIEQLLSGARRELIEEKA; from the coding sequence ATGTTCGAAAAAGTCCTGGTCGCAAATCGCGGGGAAATAGCCGTCCGCATTATCCGGGCCTGCAAGGAACTCAACATCCGGACGGTAGCGATTTATTCGGAGGCAGATGCCAACTCGATGCACGTGCAACTGGCAGACGAAGCCATTTGCATCGGAAAGGCACCCGCCAACGAAAGTTATTTGCGCATCGACCGCATCGTCAGCGCCGCCGAGATAGCGGATGTCGATGCCATCCACCCCGGATACGGTTTTCTGGCCGAGAACGCCCATTTTGCGGATGTGTGCGAGAGCTGCAACATTCGCTTTATAGGGCCTAACTCGCGGGCCATGAACGCTTTGGAAGATAAGGCCGTCAGCAGGGCTTTGGCCAAAAAGGCCGATGTCCCCACCCCTCCTGGCTCAGAAGGGGTGGTCGAGAATGAGCAAGAGGCTCTGGGTGTAGCCAAGCGCATCGGCTATCCTGTGATGATCAAGGCGGTCGCTGGGGGTGGAGGCCGGGGCATGCGGGTTGCTCACAACGATATCTCTCTTGTAAAAGGGTTCCACACCGCCCGCAATGAAGCCGAGAAGGCCTTCGGCAACTCGGGTGTTTATATCGAAAAATTCATCGAAAACCCGCATCACGTCGAGTTCCAAATCCTCGGGGACAATAAGGGGCACATCATCCACCTGGGGGAGCGTGACTGCTCAATACAACGACGGAACCAAAAGGTGGTCGAGGAATCCCCTTCGCCACTGTTGAACGGGAAGTTCAAAGATTTGCGAAAAAAAATGGGAAAGGCCGCCATTAAAATTGCCCAGGAAGCCAATTATACCAATGCCGGCACGGTCGAGTTCATCGTGGATAACAACGGGAATTTCTATTTTCTCGAGATGAACAAGCGCATCCAGGTCGAGCACCCCATCACTGAGGAAGTGACCGGCATCGACCTGGTCCGCTATCAGATCATGCTGGCGATGGGAGAACCGCTGCGCCTTTCCCAGGGGGACGTTCAGTTCCGGGGACACGCCATCGAATGCCGCATTAATGCCGAAGACCCCTTTGACGATTTCCGCCCAAGCCCCGGGCGCATCGAGATGTACTACCAACCGGGCGGACGCGGAGTGCGCGTGGATAGTCACGCCTACGCCGGCTACACCATCCCTTCGGCTTATGATTCGCTCATCGGCAAGTTGATTACCTATGGCAAAGACCGCCGCGAGGCCATGGACAAAATGAGCCGCGCGTTGAGCGAGTACATGATCACCGGCATTAAAACCACCATCTCCTTCCAGCAGGCAATCCTCCAAGACCCCAATTTCCGCCGGGGAGTTTATTCCACCACGTTCATCGAGCAGTTGCTCAGCGGCGCGCGCAGGGAATTGATTGAAGAAAAGGCCTGA
- a CDS encoding citrate synthase, translating into MENNRAELTLDGKNCKLPVIEGSEHERGIDISSLRNDTGFITLDDGYANTGSCQSQITFIDGERGILRYRGIPIEELAENSTFIEVAHLIIMGRLPNSAELRRFSDLLTDNELLNEAMKHHFEGFPTHAHPMAILSSMINAASCFYPELLEEQKQNHFEVAAARLLSQVRTIAAFAYHKSRGLPIIYPKPDLKYTANFLHMMFSLPYQDAEIKPETAKALDLIFLLHADHEQNCSTATVRMVASSRANLFASAAAGVCALWGPLHGGANQAVLEMLQAIHDSGDNGSKFIAAAKDKNSGKRLMGFGHRVYKNYDPRAKIIKKACDEVLSKMHIQDPLLDIAKHLEEAALSDPYFVERKLYPNVDFYSGIIMRAIGIPVEMFTVMFAIGRMPGWIANYREVMEAPTRIYRPRQIYTGPTLNHYIPLKERK; encoded by the coding sequence ATGGAAAATAATAGAGCCGAACTGACACTGGATGGAAAGAATTGTAAATTGCCGGTAATCGAGGGGAGCGAGCACGAGCGGGGCATCGATATTTCTTCCCTGCGCAACGATACCGGGTTTATCACACTGGATGATGGGTATGCCAACACTGGCTCCTGCCAGAGCCAGATCACCTTTATCGATGGCGAGCGCGGGATTCTGCGCTACCGGGGGATTCCCATCGAAGAACTTGCTGAGAACTCCACCTTCATCGAGGTGGCTCATCTGATTATCATGGGCCGGCTGCCCAACAGCGCCGAACTGCGCCGCTTTTCCGACCTGCTCACCGACAACGAGCTGCTCAACGAAGCCATGAAACACCACTTCGAGGGCTTCCCGACCCATGCCCATCCCATGGCCATTCTCTCGTCGATGATCAACGCCGCAAGCTGCTTTTATCCCGAACTGCTTGAAGAACAAAAGCAAAACCATTTCGAGGTCGCCGCAGCCAGGCTCCTCTCCCAGGTCCGGACTATCGCCGCGTTCGCCTACCACAAATCGCGAGGATTGCCCATTATATATCCAAAACCCGACCTGAAGTACACGGCGAACTTCCTGCACATGATGTTCTCGCTGCCTTACCAGGATGCGGAAATCAAGCCCGAAACAGCCAAAGCCCTGGACCTGATCTTTTTGCTCCACGCCGATCACGAACAAAACTGCTCGACAGCGACAGTGCGGATGGTGGCTTCCAGCCGGGCCAACCTTTTTGCCAGCGCCGCCGCCGGGGTCTGCGCTTTGTGGGGTCCGCTGCATGGCGGGGCCAACCAGGCTGTGCTGGAAATGCTCCAGGCCATCCACGACTCCGGCGATAACGGCTCGAAATTCATTGCCGCAGCCAAAGACAAGAACAGCGGCAAACGCCTCATGGGATTCGGCCATCGGGTCTATAAGAACTACGATCCGCGCGCCAAGATCATCAAGAAGGCCTGCGACGAGGTGCTCTCCAAGATGCACATCCAGGACCCTCTGCTAGATATCGCCAAGCACCTCGAAGAAGCCGCCCTGAGCGACCCTTATTTTGTCGAGCGCAAGCTCTATCCGAACGTCGATTTCTACAGCGGAATCATCATGCGGGCTATCGGCATCCCGGTCGAGATGTTCACGGTCATGTTCGCCATCGGGCGCATGCCCGGCTGGATTGCCAATTATCGCGAAGTGATGGAAGCCCCCACCCGCATTTATCGCCCACGCCAGATTTATACCGGGCCCACCCTGAACCATTACATCCCACTCAAAGAGCGGAAATGA